In Acidimicrobiia bacterium, the DNA window GCGCCGATCTCGTCCGGGGAGTCCTCCTGGATGAAGTGCAGCCCCCGGACGGTCACCTCGGTCTGGTTGGGCCAACTCCTGCACAGCTCCCGCAAACGTCCGGTGAGAATCGAACCGGGCTCCGCATTGATGAACAGCTTGGGAACATCCCCGGCCGCCAGCCAGGCCGAATAGTCGGCCACGACCGCAGCAACGTTCTGCGGTTCTCCCTCAAAGGGGATCTGGCGCGGCCAGGTCAACGTCGGCCGCCGCGCCTCACCCGCCTCGAGGAAAGGCCGCCGGTACTCCTTCATCTCCTGGTCGGTGAGGTCACGCAGGATCGAGTTGGGGAGGATCCTCTCAACGAAGACGTTCTTGACCAGGACGATCTCCTCACCCGCCTCGGAACGCATCGCCCGAAAGATGCTCGTCGCGCCGTCCGGCCAGTCGTCCCAAGACGGCTGACCGACTATCGCCTCCATGTAGGCAATGCCCTTGACCGCGTCACGATGACGGTTCGCCCAATCGAACCCGAGACCCGAACCCCAGTCGTGCACCA includes these proteins:
- a CDS encoding haloalkane dehalogenase — its product is RMAYIEAGKGDPIVFLHGNPTSSYLWRNIMPYLEGHGRVIAPDLIGMGDSEKLFPAGPNSYTFADHRMYLDALLTELDVTEGVTLVVHDWGSGLGFDWANRHRDAVKGIAYMEAIVGQPSWDDWPDGATSIFRAMRSEAGEEIVLVKNVFVERILPNSILRDLTDQEMKEYRRPFLEAGEARRPTLTWPRQIPFEGEPQNVAAVVADYSAWLAAGDVPKLFINAEPGSILTGRLRELCRSWPNQTEVTVRGLHFIQEDSPDEIGAAIADWYAKL